The Streptomyces sp. WZ-12 genome segment CCGTTGCCCCGTGGAGGCCCGCGCCCCGGTGTCGTTCACCCCGGTCGTGGTCGCCGCACCGTCCGGGTGCAGCCCGATGTCCTGGACCAGCGGCGCGCTCTCACTGGGCGCGGTGTGCAGCCGCACCGCCGTGGACCCGTGCTCGGCGCAGGGCTGACCGGCCTTCTCGCAGTCGGTGTAGACCGGCCGGTTGGCGTCGTAGGACGGGCGGATGGTGACCAGCCCGCCGTGCGACCCCGCGGTCCGCTTGAACGGCCGGCCCAACAGGGCGAAGTAGTGCGCCCAGTCCCAATACGGGCCGGGGTCGGTGTGCATCCCCGGGATCGTCGACGGGATCATGCCCGGCACGTTGTCGTGGCCCAGGATGTGCTGCCGGTCCAACGGGATGTCGTACTTCTTCGCCAGGTACTTCACCAGCCGCGCCGAGGTGCGGTACATCGCCTCCGTGTACCAGGCGTCCGGCGCGGCGAGGAACCCCTCGTGCTCGATGCCGATCGAGTGCGAGTTGACGTACCAGTTGCCCGCGTGCCAGGCCACGTCCTTGGTGGGCACGTGCTGGGCGATCAGCCCGTCCGAGGAGCGGATGGTGTAGTGCCAGGACACGTACTTGGGGTCCTTGATCAGCCGGAGCGTGGTCTCCCAGGAGCCCTCGGTGTCGTGGATCACGAGGGTGTCGATCCGCTGCTCCTTGGGCCGGTCGGCCAGATCGTGGTTGCCGTAGTTGGTCCCGTTGTCGTACTGCTGGTACGGCGCCGGCCAGGACTCGCAGGCCACCGTCCACGGGCACTCCACCGCCCCGCCGGAACCGGGCGCCGAGGCGCGCTGCACGGCGGCCCCGCCGAGACGTTTCTCCTGGGCGGCGTCCGCGGTCAGCCGGGGCGCGGCGGCCAGCGCGACCCGCTGCCCCGCGTCGGTGGTGCGGGCCTGCCCGTGCCGCATCACGTCGAAGACGTCCCGGGCGAAGGCCGCGCCGCTCGCCGCATCGTCCGCGCTGCCGTAGCGGGCCACCGCCGCGTACCACTTGGCGGGGTCCGCGCTGGCCGGCAGCCCCAGCTCGCGCTGGGCGGCGGCCAGCAGCGCGGCGCCGCCCAGCACGTTCGCCGCCGAGTCGGTCCGCAGCTTCGCCGCCGACAGCTTCGCCAGGCGCGCGGCCCGCCGCAACGTCCGCAAGCGGGCCGGGAGTTCGGCGGGCAGCACCGACCGGCGCGCCGCCGGCTCCGTCCGGCGCGGCCGGGCCGCATCGCCCCGCGCGTCCTCGGCGTCCGCGCTGAACTCCGGCGCCCCCGCCACGGCCGCCCGGGCGTCGGTCAGATGCATCGGCCCGTAGCCCCCGGAGACGCTCGGCGCGCCGCCGTGAGCGTCCCAACGGGACTCCAGGTACGAGACGCCCAGCAGGACGCTGCGCGGCACGTGGTAGCGCGCGGCGGCGACGTCGAAGGCGCGTTGCAGCGCGGCGGACGGGGGCTGCCCGGCGCCCGCGGACGGGGCCGCCGAGACCAGTGGCAGCAGCAGTGCCGCCGCCGCGACGGCGGTGGTGGCGGGTCTGCGCAGCGCCAAGTGGCGGGTTCTCGGCGCGCCTTCCGGTGCGGATCCTCGCAAAACGGCCTCCTCAAGCCGGCCCGAGTCGGGGCGGTGTGACGGTGGTGTGCCAGGGCCTGCCCGGTGGAGCGTGAATCGGCCAGGCCGCTGCCGTGCGGGAGACCCCGAGGGTAAGCCCCGGGGTCGGCCGAGACCATGGGTTTGCCTAACGAGCCGTCAAACGCCTCACCCGGACGGGATTCCGCATGTCGGGGCAGCACCGCCAGGAGCCTTCCCGGGCCCGGCCCGGGACCTGCGGGGCGTCAGTGGAATGGACCAACGCATACGTGAGCGGCGCGGCCCAACCGGGCCGCGCCGCTCACGTAGTGCCCCTCCGGGGCCGGGGGTCAGCGGGTGCCGACCGCCGCCCGCACCGCCCGCCGCGCCATCTGCGCGTCGTCGTGCAGCCTGCGCAGCAGCAACCGCTGCTCCTCCCCGGGCGTGGGCGCCCCGGGGTGCCCCGCGGCCGGCGGGGTGGCCGGCGCGGGCTCGCGCATGGTCCGCTGCACCGCGGTCTCGTACCGCCGGATCTCGCGGGTGAGCACCAGCATCAGGTTCACCAGGAAGGAGTCCCGCGCGGCGGTGCCCGGTGCCTGGGCGAGCTGGCTGATGTGCCGGCGGGCCACCGGGGCGTCGCCGAGCACCGCCCACAGCGTCGCCAGGTCGTACCCCGGGAGGTACCAGCCGGCGTTGTCCCAGTCCAGCAGCACCGGGCCGGCCGGCGAGAGCAGGACGTTGTTCAACAGGGCGTCGCCGTGGCAGAACTGGCCCTGGGTGTGCGCCAGTCCGTGCAGCAGCTTCTGGAGGTCGCCCAGATCCCGGTCGGTGAGCAGTCCCAGGTCGTGGTAGCGCCCGATCCGGCCCGCGTAGTCCAGCGGGGCGTCGAACAGACCGGCCGGCGGGCGCCAGGAGTTGACCCGGCAGACCGCGCCCAGCGCGGCCCGGACGTCCGCCCGCGGCGGCGCCTCCGAGGGGTGCCGGGCCAGGGCCGCCACCCGGCCGGGCATCCGCTCCAGCACCAGCGTGCAGTTGTCGGGGTCGGCCGCCACCAGCCGCGGCACCCGGACCGGCGGACGGTGCCGGACGAAGGCCCGGTACGCGCTTATTTCCTGCCGGAAGCTGTCGACCCACGAGGGAGAGTGGTCCAGTAAACACTTCGCGACGGCGCTCATCCGTCCGGTCGTCCCCAGGAGCAGCACGGTCCTCCCGCCCCGGCGGAGCACCTGGACCGGGTTGAACTCCGGACAGATGCGGTGCACCGAGGCGACGGCGGCGCGGAGCTGGGCGCCCTGGGGGCCGGACAAGTCGAGTCTCCCGCTGAGCGGTTGGGTGCCCAACCCCTGTGCCCGCCGGTTCCGGCCGCCGGCCAGACCGGTCACCGCCCCCGCGGAGGGGGAGGGATCGAGATACGGCCCGCTGCCGGCAGGGTGCGGGCGGTACGTCCGGGTGGGGGCGGTCACGGCGGACGATGCTGCATACATGGGTGAGACAGATCCCTTCGTGCGCCGACGAGTTGCGTGCGCTCCCGGCCCGGTGGCGGGAACCCGTGAACGGGCCCCGTACAGGCGGCCGTCCGCGGGTCCCCGTGTAGGGCACGCACCCTGGGGAATGCGGTCCCGCCACCGGGCCGGGGGCTGCACACCTACCGAACACGCGGGTGCGGGTGGCAGACCATCTGGCGCACCCTGGCGAACCCTGGCGAATGCTCGCAGCGCACGTCAACGGCCGTTACTGTCAACTCAGTCGAGGAACCTGGGGGCTTGACGTGAGCAGGGAGCCAAACACGCGTCTCGCGGACCTTTTCGGCCTGGCCGGCTGGTCCAAGGGAGAACTCGCGAGGCTGGTCAACCGGCAGGCGGCGGCCATGGGCCATCCGCAGCTGGCGACCGACACCTCGCGGGTGCGGCGCTGGATCGACATGGGGGAGACCCCCAGGGATCCGGTGCCCAAGGTGCTGGCCTCCCTCTTCACCGAGCGCCTCGGCCGTGTCGTAACCACCGAGGACCTCGGGTTCGCCCGGACCGGTCGCGCGGGGAAGCGGCAGGCCATGGACGGTCTGCCGTGGGCGCCCGAGCGGACCGCAGCGGTCCTCACGGAATTCACGGGAATGGACCTCATGCTCAATCGACGCGGCTTGGTGGGGGCCGGCGCGGCGCTCGCCGCGGGTTCCGCACTCACCGGCGCCCTGCACGACTGGCTGCACACCGACCCCGCTCCGCTCGCCCTCCGCCACGACGATCCGCTCGCCCACGAATCCCTGCACGAACTCGACCAGATCGGCCTCGACCGCTACGAGGCGGCCCCCGTGGGGTCGCAGGAGATCGACGCCCTGGAGCACTCCGTCGAGGTGTTCCGCCGCTGGGACGCGGCCCGCGGCGGCGGCCTCCAGCGCAAGGCCGTGGTCGGCCAGCTCAACGAGGTCGGCGGGATGCTCGCCTACCGCCACCCCGAGCACCTCCAGCGCCGGCTCTGGGGTGTGGCGGCCAACCTCGCGGTGCTGGCCGGCTGGATGTCCCACGACGTGGGCCTGGAGCCCACCGCGCAGAAGTACTTCATCATCGCGGCGCACGCGGCCCGCGAGGGGGGCGACCGCCCGCGCGCCGGCGAGGCGCTCTCCCGGGCCGCCCGGCAGATGGTCCACCTGGGCCGCCCGGACGACGCCCTCGACCTGATGAAGCTGGCCAAGTCCGGTTCGGGCCAGGAGACCCTGCCGCGTACCCGCGCCATGCTGCACACCATCGAGGCGTGGGCGCACGCGTCCAAGGGGCACGGCCAGGCGATGCGCCGCACCCTCGGCGAGGCCGAGGAGTTGTTCGTCTCGGACCGGGCCGATGTGCCGCCGCCGGCCTGGATGCAGATGTTCGACGAGGCGGATCTGCACGGCATGCAGGCGCTGGCGTTCCGCACCCTGGCCGAACACGACCCCGCCGCGGCCAAGATGGCACAGAGCCACGCCACGAAGGCGCTCCAACTGCGCAAGACCGGTCATCAGCGGTCGCAGATCTTCGACTACATCTCGATGGCCTCGGCCTGCTTCATCGGCGACGATCCCGAACGGGCCGACCGCTACGCCCGGTTGGCGCTGGTCTGCATCGGGGAGAACTCCTCGCACCGCACCTGGGACCGGCTGCGGGAGATGTTCCGGCTCACCGGGCAGTACGCCGGCTGCGGCAAGATCCAGGACCTCCGCGAGGAGCTCCAGCAGGTCCTGCCGAAGCCGAAGCCCAAGGGGAAGGGCGGGGGCCTGGCGCCGGGCCTCAGGGCGGCCGGGGAGCCGAACTTCGGGATCTGATCCGTGCCGCCCGCCCCCGGGTGCCCACGGGAATCCGCCGGCCAGGCCCGCGCCCGGCCTCGGGACACCGTCCCCCATGTCCGCGGCCCCTGAAGCCCGTTGACGCCCCGCCGACGGCGAAACCGCCCGGCAACGCCTACGACAATCCTGCCGATCACCGAACCCGTAGTCGCACCGTCGATCGGTCCGCCGATGCCGATCGAGTTGCTGACCGTCCCGCCGCCGTCTACCCCGCCCGCCGACCCGCTGATCGACTCCTCAACTGCACGGCCCTCGTTGACACATGGCGTAAACGCCGCAAAAGCGATACGGGTGGCGCGCTGTCATTCCGTAGGGCGCGCCGAGCCCCCGGGGCGGGCGGCGCGGCCGCGGCCGGCCCGCCCCCGACGGCCGCGTCGTCGCGTCAGTCGCCGACCCGGGCGATCAGCACGCAGGCGTCGTCCTCGCGCTCGATGGCGCCGAACTCCTCGACCACCGCGCGGACGCTGTCCTGCGCGCTGCGGGCCGCGGCGAACCGCGGCGCCAGGGCCAGGAGTCGCTCGGTGCCCCCGTGGGCGCTCTCCGGGCCGTGGGTGCGGCGCGGGACCAGGCCGTCGGTGTGCAGCACCAGGAGATCGCCGGGCTCCAGCCGCTCGGTGCGCTGGCCGTAGCTCGCGCCGGAGGTGGCGCCGAGCAGCACGCCTTCCGGCGGGTCCAGCGCGCGCCCCGTGCCGCCGCGGAACAGCAGCGGCGCGGGGTGTCCGGCCTGGGCCCACTCCAGCGTCCGGGTCGCCGGATCGAACTGGCAGCACACCGCGCTGCCCAGTGCCGGCTGGGTGGCGGTGTCCAGCAGTTGGTTGAGGAAGCCCATCAGTTGGCCCGGTCGGTGCCCGGCCACGGCCATCCCGCGCAGCGCGCCGAGCACCATGGCCATTCCTGATGTCGCCGCCACGCCGTGCCCGGTGAGGTCGCCGACGCTCAACAGCGTGCGCCCGTCGGGGAGTTGCAGTGCGTCGTACCAGTCGCCGCCGATCAGGGCGGAGGTGCCGGCGGGCAGATAGCGGCCGGCGAGCTCCAGCGTGACCGGGCCGCTCCCGGGGAACCGCAGCGGGCCGCGCCACGGCGGCAGTACGGCCTCCTGGAGCTCGACCGCGAGCCGGTGCTCGGTCTGTGCGATGTGCTGCTGGCGCTGGAGCGAGTCGCCGGTCTCGCGCACCGCCATCTGACTGCGGCGCAGCTCGCTGACGTCCCGGAGCACGGCCCACATGCAGGCGGTGCCGCCGTCGGCGTCGAGCACCGGTTCGCCGACCATGTGGACCGTGCGGATGCCGGAGTCGGTGCGCACGATGCGGAACTCGCCGTCGATCGG includes the following:
- a CDS encoding PP2C family protein-serine/threonine phosphatase, translating into MPPPLFADHPADRTPERDAVEALISQARTLRGGLDAVRRESSVAGDLAADPQLRWQRALCELAVHHLDDLGGHLDQLREGLPTVPAGAPGALAELPAAPPAPAAPAPGALLRRVGSAEWNLLTDEVNWSDELFTMFGRDETDGPLTLDELPSLVHPDDQEQLAVMVTDCLVDGRPIDGEFRIVRTDSGIRTVHMVGEPVLDADGGTACMWAVLRDVSELRRSQMAVRETGDSLQRQQHIAQTEHRLAVELQEAVLPPWRGPLRFPGSGPVTLELAGRYLPAGTSALIGGDWYDALQLPDGRTLLSVGDLTGHGVAATSGMAMVLGALRGMAVAGHRPGQLMGFLNQLLDTATQPALGSAVCCQFDPATRTLEWAQAGHPAPLLFRGGTGRALDPPEGVLLGATSGASYGQRTERLEPGDLLVLHTDGLVPRRTHGPESAHGGTERLLALAPRFAAARSAQDSVRAVVEEFGAIEREDDACVLIARVGD
- a CDS encoding aminoglycoside phosphotransferase family protein: MYAASSAVTAPTRTYRPHPAGSGPYLDPSPSAGAVTGLAGGRNRRAQGLGTQPLSGRLDLSGPQGAQLRAAVASVHRICPEFNPVQVLRRGGRTVLLLGTTGRMSAVAKCLLDHSPSWVDSFRQEISAYRAFVRHRPPVRVPRLVAADPDNCTLVLERMPGRVAALARHPSEAPPRADVRAALGAVCRVNSWRPPAGLFDAPLDYAGRIGRYHDLGLLTDRDLGDLQKLLHGLAHTQGQFCHGDALLNNVLLSPAGPVLLDWDNAGWYLPGYDLATLWAVLGDAPVARRHISQLAQAPGTAARDSFLVNLMLVLTREIRRYETAVQRTMREPAPATPPAAGHPGAPTPGEEQRLLLRRLHDDAQMARRAVRAAVGTR
- a CDS encoding DNA-binding protein NsdB; translated protein: MSREPNTRLADLFGLAGWSKGELARLVNRQAAAMGHPQLATDTSRVRRWIDMGETPRDPVPKVLASLFTERLGRVVTTEDLGFARTGRAGKRQAMDGLPWAPERTAAVLTEFTGMDLMLNRRGLVGAGAALAAGSALTGALHDWLHTDPAPLALRHDDPLAHESLHELDQIGLDRYEAAPVGSQEIDALEHSVEVFRRWDAARGGGLQRKAVVGQLNEVGGMLAYRHPEHLQRRLWGVAANLAVLAGWMSHDVGLEPTAQKYFIIAAHAAREGGDRPRAGEALSRAARQMVHLGRPDDALDLMKLAKSGSGQETLPRTRAMLHTIEAWAHASKGHGQAMRRTLGEAEELFVSDRADVPPPAWMQMFDEADLHGMQALAFRTLAEHDPAAAKMAQSHATKALQLRKTGHQRSQIFDYISMASACFIGDDPERADRYARLALVCIGENSSHRTWDRLREMFRLTGQYAGCGKIQDLREELQQVLPKPKPKGKGGGLAPGLRAAGEPNFGI
- a CDS encoding N-acetylmuramoyl-L-alanine amidase, with protein sequence MRGSAPEGAPRTRHLALRRPATTAVAAAALLLPLVSAAPSAGAGQPPSAALQRAFDVAAARYHVPRSVLLGVSYLESRWDAHGGAPSVSGGYGPMHLTDARAAVAGAPEFSADAEDARGDAARPRRTEPAARRSVLPAELPARLRTLRRAARLAKLSAAKLRTDSAANVLGGAALLAAAQRELGLPASADPAKWYAAVARYGSADDAASGAAFARDVFDVMRHGQARTTDAGQRVALAAAPRLTADAAQEKRLGGAAVQRASAPGSGGAVECPWTVACESWPAPYQQYDNGTNYGNHDLADRPKEQRIDTLVIHDTEGSWETTLRLIKDPKYVSWHYTIRSSDGLIAQHVPTKDVAWHAGNWYVNSHSIGIEHEGFLAAPDAWYTEAMYRTSARLVKYLAKKYDIPLDRQHILGHDNVPGMIPSTIPGMHTDPGPYWDWAHYFALLGRPFKRTAGSHGGLVTIRPSYDANRPVYTDCEKAGQPCAEHGSTAVRLHTAPSESAPLVQDIGLHPDGAATTTGVNDTGARASTGQRFAVAGRSGDWTAIWYLGQEAWFRNPRSHPTAVNAKGLVATPKEGRSEIPVYGRAYPEQSAYPSQVPVQAVIPLPYKLLAGQKYAVGGRVRSDYFFSPTFDITKHAVVRGDDVYYEIQLGHRVGYVRAADVEVHSSRS